One window of Syngnathus acus chromosome 16, fSynAcu1.2, whole genome shotgun sequence genomic DNA carries:
- the LOC119135407 gene encoding axonemal dynein light intermediate polypeptide 1-like, with protein MVTSYFFYSFRSYPDRKKWTPGDSCHNDKKTSTRTFFFFYLKPTCSWSLYFNWKKNHPNISYKMSEFTESLLKYDTPVSISKGTVRKSVKGRPFKVSPHQPADTPVPPPPQSKSGSPENEQVLNVIFPPREWAEGNAMWAQRVSSTPSTRADVVKLEEALDRKLQQRRALETGICPIRRDLYSQCFDELIRQVSINCVERGLLLLRVRDEIQTTVAAYQTLYESSVVFGMRKALQAEQ; from the exons ATGGTAACATCTTACTTTTTCTACTCTTTTCGATCCTACCCGGATCGAAAGAAATGGACACCAGGAGACAGTTGCCATAACGACAAAAAAACGTCAACgcgaacttttttttttttttacttgaaacCAACGTGTAGCTGGAGCTTGTattttaattggaaaaaaaatcatcctaACATATCATACAAGATGAGTGAGTTCACAGAGTCTCTTCTCAAATATGACACTCCCGTTTCAATAAGCAAAGGCACCGTTAGGAAATCAGTAAAA GGGCGTCCATTCAAAGTGAGCCCACATCAGCCTGCTGACACCCCTGTGCCCCCTCCCCCTCAAAGCAAATCAGGGTCACCTGAAAATGAGCAAGTCCTCAACGTCATCTTTCCCCCCAG AGAGTGGGCGGAGGGCAACGCCATGTGGGCCCAACGAGTGTCCAGTACGCCAAGTACACGGGCCGACGTGGTCAAGCTGGAAGAGGCGCTCGACAGGAAGTTGCAGCAGAGGCGGGCCTTGGAAACGGGCATCTGCCCCATTCGCAGGGACTTGTACTCTCAGTGCTTCG ACGAGCTGATCCGGCAGGTGAGCATCAACTGTGTCGAGCGGGGTCTCCTGCTGCTGCGCGTCCGAGACGAGATCCAAACGACCGTGGCCGCTTACCAGACCCTGTACGAGAGCAGCGTGGTCTTCGGGATGAGGAAAGCTCTCCAGGCCGAGCAGTGA
- the si:ch211-1i11.3 gene encoding LOW QUALITY PROTEIN: mitogen-activated protein kinase kinase kinase 5 (The sequence of the model RefSeq protein was modified relative to this genomic sequence to represent the inferred CDS: inserted 1 base in 1 codon), producing MYTTERRRMSLRREPAAWLQASAGSMWQDPLAMEMSARSSAAKNGVVSPRSRGRAVSVAYIANDREDVDAVDAVDAAARAARADSAPAERHLSLACLKEACADSRASFQSIPFERISMATTDVLDSFYNADVAVVEMSDSFCQASLFYHLGVRESFSMTNNIILYCYKEDTDLQAVKEQCGSYTFVPYVVSPQGKAFACDGTLMTGIKELMQTTFQLDSLLTPLAERLTHLLDTVDVQSSEYFRESIRHDIRLARERFSGQALSQELNRIQMRLDSVELLXPDIVMNLLLSYRDIQDYDAMIKLVEMLNNLPMCLVARHQNIKFHYIFALNRRNQPGDRTKALEEVLPIVQSEGTVVSDSIHPSIHPWVWLTYSAVFEQSLCGLSRVPEDSALDMSSPASTGENMGLFMLRKDSERRATLHRVLTDDVAKVVANIQEALPEFERSSLTSDYITELVCCLRDNICSPDKKRLTGCLRDLRATLLSAAIPLNSLQAVLFSFQDAVKKVLRQEQVKPHWMFALDNLLRQAVQDAITVLLPELKLQLQSSFETEDSTPEDASAETKSVHQEAEATEPQRSMDKIPEPPSLMDTILDSNCSLGDELKDLRLETRRLLRLLSDKEREYQHLLKTSVQKKQEDIDAIRGHTPDDRLTASTSRADVMDMVAWLETIPVDQHTIEKLVAHEFTLDCLLQIACRDDLMYCGIRGGMLCRIWAAITAYRKAHPDTFDQDGAGR from the exons ATGTACACGACGGAGCGGAGGCGCATGAGCCTCCGGCGGGAACCCGCCGCCTGGCTGCAGGCGTCTGCGGGAAGTATGTGGCAAGACCCGCTGGCCATGGAGATGAGCGCCCGGAGCAGCGCCGCCAAGAACGGCGTCGTTTCGCCCCGGAGCCGCGGCCGCGCCGTGTCGGTGGCCTACATCGCCAACGACAGGGAGGACGTGGACGCCGTGGACGCCGTGGACGCGGCGGCGAGGGCGGCGAGAGCGGACAGCGCCCCAGCCGAGCGTCACTTGTCCCTGGCGTGTCTGAAGGAGGCGTGTGCCGACTCGCGGGCCTCGTTTCAAAGCATCCCCTTCGAGAGGATCTCCATGGCGACCACGGACGTCCTGGATAGCTTTTACAACGCAG ATGTGGCTGTGGTGGAGATGAGCGACTCGTTCTGCCAAGCGTCCCTCTTTTATCACCTGGGAGTGAGGGAAAGTTTCAGCATGACCAACAACATCATCCTGTACTGTTATAAAGAGGATACAGATCTGCAGGCTGTCAAA GAGCAGTGCGGAAGCTACACGTTCGTGCCTTACGTGGTGTCGCCTCAGGGCAAAGCGTTTGCCTGCGACGGTACACTGATGACTGGCATCAAAGAGTTGATGCAGACCACTTTCCAGTTGGATTCGCTTCTCACGCCATTGGCGGAGCGACTCACACATTTGCTCGACACCGTGGATGTGCAATCCAG CGAATACTTCCGAGAGTCCATTAGGCACGACATCCGCTTGGCAAGGGAGCGCTTCAGTGGTCAGGCCCTGAGCCAGGAGCTGAATCGCATCCAGATGCGTCTGGACAGTGTGGAGCTTC ACCCTGATATCGTCATGAACCTGCTGCTGTCCTACAGGGACATTCAG GATTACGATGCTATGATCAAACTGGTGGAGATGCTGAACAACCTACCCATGTGTCTCGTGGCAAGACATCAAAATATAAAGTTTCACTATATCTTTGCTCTCAACAG GAGGAATCAACCAGGCGATCGTACCAAGGCTTTAGAGGAGGTCCTTCCCATTGTGCAATCAGAAGGCACGGTGGTGTCCGAC tccatccatccatccatccatccatgggTTTGGCTCACATACAGTGCTGTTTTTGAACAATCCCTGTGTGGTTTGTCAAGAGTGCCAGAGGACTCTGCACTGGACATGAGCAGCCCAGCGTCCACAGGCGAGAACATGGGCTTGTTCATGCTGAGGAAAGACAGCGAGAGGAGGGCCACGCTGCACCGGGTGCTCACCGACGACGTGGCCAAGGTGGTGGCCAACATACAGGAAGCCTTGCCAGAG TTTGAGAGGTCATCGCTCACGTCAGACTACATCACCGAGCTTGTTTGCTGTCTACGGGACAACATCTGCTCGCCAGACAAGAAGCGGCTGACCGGCTGCCTGCGGGACCTCCGAGCCACGCTACTATCCGCCGCCATACCTCTCAACAGCCTGCAGGCGGTGCTGTTCAGCTTCCAGGACGCA GTGAAGAAGGTGTTGAGGCAAGAGCAGGTGAAGCCTCATTGGATGTTCGCACTCGACAATCTTCTGAGGCAGGCCGTGCAGGACGCCATCACTGTGCTTCTTCCAG AACTGAAACTCCAGCTGCAGTCGTCCTTTGAGACAGAGGACAGCACTCCTGAGGATGCGTCGGCTGAGACAAAGTCTGTCCACCAGGAGGCGGAGGCGACAGAACCCCAACGGTCCATGGACAAGATCCCGGAACCGCCAAGCCTCATGGACACCATCCTGGACAGCAACTGCTCGCTCGGTGACGAACTGAAGGACCTCCGACTGGAGACCAGAAG ACTGCTGAGGCTGTTGAGTGACAAGGAGCGAGAGTACCAGCACCTACTGAAGACTTCAGTCCAGAAGAAGCAGGAGGACATTGATGCTATCAGAGGACACACTCCAG ATGACAGGTTGACTGCATCCACGAGCCGTGCGGACGTGATGGACATGGTTGCCTGGCTGGAGACCATCCCGGTAGACCAGCACACCATTGAGAAG TTGGTGGCTCACGAGTTCACGTTGGACTGTCTTCTGCAAATAGCCTGCAGGGACGACTTGATGTACTGTGGGATAAG gGGAGGCATGCTGTGTCGCATTTGGGCGGCCATTACGGCTTACAGGAAGGCTCACCCTGACACGTTTGACCAGGACGGTGCTGGACGTTAA
- the LOC119135404 gene encoding LOW QUALITY PROTEIN: smad nuclear interacting protein 1-like (The sequence of the model RefSeq protein was modified relative to this genomic sequence to represent the inferred CDS: inserted 1 base in 1 codon): MAKEKRHRRRDSPEMKVKVKQEKLSPARPHRTRRSPSDNRSPPRRRASRSPVRASERSAGRRKSPPPRRGSRSPRRRSPHRSADVKLKRERDEHRSGGDEQRRRNEQPEERRSKWESERPHERERNGDRRRERDAATSQQAERRQHDEQRRENRERREENQEMNFGRQESASNSPTEPPADKEKPNFGLSGALTEDTNTFXGVVIKYNEPPEARIPKRRWRLYPFKNDEQLPVMYIHRQSAYLLGRQRKIADIPIDHPSCSKQHAVFQYRVTEFTRADGTAGRRVRPYIIDLASGNGTYLNNQRIEAQRYYELKEKDVLKFGFSSREYVLLHEFSDTSEVDVKEQPDEEDEGLDE, translated from the exons ATGGCCAAAGAAAAACGACACAGGAGAAGGGACTCGCCCGAAATGAAAGTTAAGGTGAAACAAGAGAAGCTAAGCCCCGCGAGGCCGCACAGAACACGCCGCTCGCCCAGTGACAACAGAAGCCCACCGAGGAGGAGAGCCAGCAG GTCGCCTGTTAGGGCAAGCGAACGCTCGGCAGGCAGGAGAAAGAGCCCCCCTCCCCGGCGAGGTAGCAGATCTCCTCGGAGGAGAAGTCCTCATCGCAGTGCTGATGTCAAGTTAAAGCGG GAGCGTGACGAGCATCGTTCGGGCGGAGATGagcagagaagaagaaacgAGCAGCCGGAGGAAAGGCGCAGCAAGTGGGAATCGGAGCGACCTCACGAGAGAGAACGGAACGGCGACAGACGGCGGGAGCGGGATGCGGCCACCTCGCAGCAAGCGGAGCGCCGCCAGCACGACGAGCAGCGGCGGGAAAATCGTGAAAGGCGCGAGGAGAACCAGGAAATGAACTTTGGCCGTCAGGAGAGCGCCAGCAACAGCCCGACGGAGCCCCCCGCCGACAAGGAGAAGCCCAACTTTGGCCTGTCGGGGGCGCTCACGGAAGACACCAACACCT CGGGAGTCGTGATCAAGTACAACGAGCCGCCCGAGGCGCGCATTCCCAAGCGGAGGTGGCGGCTCTACCCGTTTAAGAACGACGAGCAGCTTCCCGTCATGTACATTCACAGACAGAGTGCCTATTTGTTGGGGAGACAGCGGAAAATCGCCGACATTCCCATCGATCACCCGTCCTGCTCCAAGCAGCACGCCGTCTTCCAGTACAG AGTGACGGAGTTCACGCGGGCCGACGGCACCGCGGGCCGCCGGGTGAGACCGTACATCATCGACTTGGCGTCGGGCAACGGCACTTACCTGAACAACCAGCGGATCGAGGCGCAGCGCTACTACGAGCTCAAGGAGAAGGACGTGCTCAAGTTCGGCTTCAGCAGTCGCGAGTATGTCCTGCTGCACGAGTTCTCAGACACCAGCGAGGTGGACGTCAAGGAGCAGCCGGACGAGGAGGACGAAGGCCTGGATGAGTAA